A part of Gracilimonas sediminicola genomic DNA contains:
- the mreC gene encoding rod shape-determining protein MreC, with protein MRFRSFNLSDAKDYIVTALILVFALAIMIGRHQGGIDTLRKISVTGLSLLEEPLANIRVYRQALNTNTYLQRQNILLQDELSRLRSIEQENRELRRLLGYRERSQFELAPVSIVGKQLTGSNNILTIDAGKSDGLEDGMPLVTSDGLIGKIVLTGTYYSQVMPYYNSLFRVSARIQENQAHGIVSWPGDIYGELVMDFVPKTIPIDSGFVVETSGNSNQFPGGIPIGKVIRSEPEPGRETQRIYLEPFVMLADIAQGFVIEFQPDTSIVNLQQDYNQLFE; from the coding sequence ATGCGATTTAGATCATTCAATTTAAGTGATGCTAAAGATTACATAGTTACCGCTCTTATCCTGGTTTTTGCCTTAGCTATAATGATTGGCAGGCATCAGGGCGGCATTGACACCCTGCGAAAAATTTCCGTCACGGGCTTGAGTCTGCTCGAAGAACCTTTGGCTAACATCAGGGTTTACCGCCAAGCCCTCAACACTAATACCTACCTGCAGCGCCAGAATATTTTATTGCAGGATGAGCTCAGTCGGCTCCGGTCCATTGAGCAAGAGAATCGTGAGCTTCGACGTCTTCTGGGATACAGAGAGCGCAGTCAGTTTGAATTAGCACCTGTTTCTATTGTCGGGAAGCAGTTAACAGGATCAAATAATATCCTGACCATTGATGCCGGAAAATCTGACGGATTAGAAGACGGAATGCCCCTTGTTACTTCTGATGGATTGATCGGAAAAATTGTACTCACCGGAACTTACTACTCCCAGGTGATGCCCTATTATAATTCTCTGTTCAGGGTAAGCGCCCGCATTCAGGAGAATCAGGCTCATGGCATTGTGAGCTGGCCGGGTGATATTTATGGTGAACTTGTGATGGACTTTGTACCCAAGACTATTCCTATTGACAGTGGCTTTGTGGTGGAAACATCAGGAAACAGCAACCAATTTCCGGGCGGTATTCCTATTGGAAAGGTAATCCGGTCTGAACCGGAACCGGGACGTGAAACCCAACGTATTTATTTAGAACCCTTTGTGATGCTGGCTGATATTGCACAAGGCTTTGTCATCGAGTTTCAGCCTGATACGAGTATCGTAAACCTTCAACAAGATTATAATCAGCTTTTTGAATGA
- the mreD gene encoding rod shape-determining protein MreD, producing the protein MSAETLKDFFIGLCFILAEVLIFQHLSLFGTTPDPLILYLLWLAMKYDRIKLVLFAASLGLVQDALFDFWGLHMFAKTLMCFAFFNFVNQRKEGRLLLWQIFLVITAAAVFHNLIFLGLSSFIEAYTTGFSPIIFTLGNSLYTALLGAMLFIFKGN; encoded by the coding sequence ATGAGTGCAGAAACCCTAAAAGACTTTTTTATTGGCTTATGTTTCATTCTGGCTGAAGTACTTATTTTTCAGCACTTGAGCTTATTTGGAACCACTCCCGACCCGCTGATTCTTTACCTGCTTTGGCTGGCCATGAAATATGATCGTATTAAGCTGGTGTTATTTGCTGCCTCACTTGGCCTGGTACAGGATGCCCTTTTTGACTTTTGGGGATTACACATGTTTGCCAAAACGCTGATGTGTTTTGCTTTCTTTAATTTCGTGAACCAAAGAAAAGAAGGGCGTTTATTATTGTGGCAGATTTTCCTTGTTATCACTGCGGCGGCTGTTTTCCATAACCTGATTTTCCTTGGATTAAGCAGTTTCATAGAAGCTTATACAACCGGATTTAGTCCTATAATTTTTACCCTTGGAAACAGTTTATATACTGCACTGCTGGGAGCCATGCTTTTCATTTTTAAAGGAAATTAG
- the rodA gene encoding rod shape-determining protein RodA — translation MNNIREFSWSVVFAWVVLFTIGIVAIYSATQGPVSQFLPEYIQDNFYKQLIFVSLSVFMLAAVQLISPRNFIQLSYAFYAICLVLMVITLYFGTEVNGAKSWLRFGPFNLQTSELMKIATILATANYLTSRRDISAENVRYAVISVIIILIPTILVFMQNDLGTALIFLTLIPVMLFWSGLPYGVSLFIISPAIIAYLSVIEWYYGVIAAVILTAAIFFIQRRVWLSITSLITGLLTTSGVQLALTQLLQPHQIARIAAFTNPAYDPTGAGWNVIQAKTAIGSGGLTGKGFLEGTQTQLKFLPEQWTDFIFCVIGEEFGFVGAAIVIITFLFLFIRLLNMAGSHKHPFAQLVTVSVASVFFVHFFINVGSASALLPVIGLPLPFVSYGGSAFITNTLMLAICLNMDFYKRDFSIYR, via the coding sequence ATGAATAACATCAGAGAATTTAGCTGGTCTGTGGTTTTCGCCTGGGTGGTGCTGTTCACCATTGGTATTGTAGCCATTTACAGTGCTACACAGGGCCCGGTGTCTCAGTTTTTACCGGAATACATCCAGGATAATTTTTATAAGCAACTCATTTTCGTTTCCCTGTCCGTTTTTATGCTGGCAGCGGTTCAGCTAATATCACCGAGAAACTTCATTCAGCTTTCTTATGCCTTTTATGCCATCTGCCTCGTGCTAATGGTGATAACCCTCTATTTTGGTACCGAAGTAAATGGTGCCAAAAGCTGGCTGCGTTTTGGGCCATTTAACCTGCAAACCAGTGAGTTAATGAAGATTGCCACGATCCTGGCTACGGCAAATTATCTTACAAGTCGCCGGGATATTTCTGCAGAGAATGTTCGTTACGCTGTTATTTCCGTGATCATAATTTTGATACCCACCATTCTCGTTTTCATGCAAAACGATCTTGGAACGGCATTGATTTTTCTGACACTGATTCCCGTCATGCTGTTCTGGTCCGGTTTACCGTACGGAGTTTCGCTCTTCATCATATCTCCGGCCATCATCGCTTATTTATCGGTTATAGAATGGTATTATGGTGTGATTGCAGCCGTAATTTTGACGGCCGCCATCTTCTTTATTCAGCGAAGAGTCTGGTTATCCATCACATCCCTCATCACTGGCTTGCTCACTACCTCAGGCGTACAGCTGGCACTTACGCAGCTGCTGCAACCTCATCAAATTGCCCGCATTGCCGCATTTACAAATCCTGCTTACGACCCTACCGGAGCTGGATGGAATGTAATTCAGGCGAAAACAGCCATTGGCTCAGGCGGATTAACCGGCAAAGGATTTTTAGAGGGAACCCAAACTCAGCTTAAATTTTTACCGGAGCAGTGGACTGACTTTATTTTTTGTGTGATTGGAGAAGAATTTGGCTTTGTAGGTGCCGCTATTGTAATCATCACTTTTTTGTTCTTATTCATACGCTTGTTGAACATGGCAGGAAGCCATAAGCACCCTTTTGCTCAGTTGGTAACGGTGAGTGTTGCCTCTGTCTTTTTTGTACATTTCTTTATCAATGTGGGGAGTGCCTCCGCCCTTCTCCCGGTAATCGGTTTGCCGCTTCCGTTTGTAAGCTATGGCGGGTCAGCATTTATCACCAACACCCTTATGCTGGCCATATGTTTAAATATGGATTTCTATAAACGGGATTTCAGCATCTACCGCTAA
- a CDS encoding AI-2E family transporter: protein MGNITLERVVKFILGAAAVAVALLILYNYSTLVVFLILAMILSYILDPFANRLQSAGLNRTFGITLILATVILILVFISTSVIPIIANQMAELTAQLSIENIRRIAVQVENQLTNKFEFLPDGFLEENITAVLNELFNVNQISTIVSDALSIFTNIFSAVLVVPFAAFFFLKDGSKIRRDLLQLVPNKYFETTLTVIDKIEKRLGLYFRSVLFQSFLVALSSWTTLSVAGLDNAMSVGIAVGLANTIPYFGPILGYFLSIIVSIIETGNFSLVAACILAIFVVQMLDNIVFQPMLFSRSADMHPVAILFIILIGAETAGIIGMLVAIPIATVVKITITQVSWSFNNYQVFRRDISQSTGPPG from the coding sequence TTGGGAAATATCACATTAGAACGGGTAGTAAAATTTATTCTCGGGGCAGCGGCAGTAGCTGTGGCACTGCTCATTCTATACAACTACTCTACCCTTGTTGTGTTCCTGATCCTGGCAATGATACTCAGTTATATCCTGGATCCGTTTGCCAATCGGTTGCAATCAGCAGGGCTGAACCGGACGTTTGGAATTACACTGATACTGGCCACCGTAATCCTGATCCTTGTTTTTATTTCCACCAGCGTTATCCCGATTATCGCTAACCAAATGGCGGAACTGACCGCACAACTCAGTATTGAAAACATCCGGCGAATTGCGGTACAGGTTGAAAATCAGCTTACCAATAAATTTGAGTTTCTGCCGGACGGATTCCTGGAAGAAAATATTACCGCAGTACTTAATGAGCTGTTTAACGTAAACCAGATTTCGACCATTGTAAGCGACGCCCTCAGTATTTTCACCAACATTTTTTCGGCTGTATTAGTAGTACCTTTTGCTGCTTTCTTTTTTCTTAAAGACGGAAGTAAAATCCGCCGTGACCTCCTTCAGTTGGTTCCGAACAAGTATTTCGAGACCACACTCACCGTTATAGACAAAATTGAAAAGCGTCTTGGCCTTTATTTTAGAAGCGTGCTTTTCCAAAGTTTTCTGGTCGCCCTGTCTTCTTGGACCACACTGAGCGTAGCCGGACTGGATAACGCTATGTCGGTGGGGATCGCGGTCGGGCTGGCAAATACCATCCCGTACTTCGGACCTATCCTGGGATATTTTCTTTCCATCATCGTATCCATAATTGAAACCGGCAACTTCTCATTAGTGGCAGCTTGTATCCTGGCCATATTTGTAGTTCAGATGTTGGACAACATTGTATTTCAACCCATGCTCTTCTCACGATCGGCCGACATGCATCCGGTCGCGATCCTGTTTATTATTCTGATTGGTGCTGAAACGGCAGGAATTATCGGGATGCTGGTTGCCATACCTATAGCTACAGTTGTAAAAATCACCATTACCCAGGTAAGCTGGAGCTTCAACAATTACCAGGTATTCAGGCGCGATATTTCTCAATCAACCGGTCCGCCGGGTTAG
- a CDS encoding vWA domain-containing protein, with the protein MHFKYFEWDERFAKTNGKSPFDTLWDLFQQLLTISSGEVKQALKWLTDLDNEYDITGQFDDGYSLGDFIEELKERGYIENDDGGAGFIMTKKTERSLRKRSLEEIFKDLEKGGVGSHKTPHTGKGLERQPETRKWTQGDDIGQIDSVGTMLNMLNHSSIDAFNLQEDDLEVYETDHYTSNATVLLIDLSHSMILYGEDRITPAKKVAMALSELIMNNYAKDSLDIVAFGNEAWKISVDDLPYLKVGPYHTNTKQGLEVARHILQRKKYANKQIFMITDGKPSCMIENGKLYKNSFGLDRKIVNKVLDEAVKCRRDQITITTFMIAQDPYLQSFVREMTEANKGKAYFASLDNLGGYIFEDYIRNRKKNVK; encoded by the coding sequence ATGCACTTTAAATATTTCGAGTGGGATGAGCGATTTGCAAAGACAAATGGGAAATCTCCGTTCGATACTTTGTGGGACTTGTTTCAACAGCTGCTAACTATATCCAGCGGGGAAGTGAAACAAGCCCTGAAATGGCTTACCGATCTCGATAATGAATATGACATTACCGGACAGTTTGATGACGGCTATTCTCTGGGTGATTTCATTGAAGAACTGAAGGAAAGAGGCTATATCGAAAATGATGATGGTGGTGCCGGTTTCATCATGACCAAAAAAACGGAGCGCAGCCTCAGAAAACGTTCACTGGAAGAAATATTTAAGGACCTTGAGAAAGGTGGTGTGGGCTCGCACAAAACGCCCCACACCGGTAAAGGATTGGAACGCCAGCCAGAGACCCGAAAATGGACGCAGGGCGATGACATCGGGCAAATAGACAGTGTGGGCACTATGTTGAACATGCTGAACCACAGCAGTATTGATGCCTTCAACCTACAGGAAGATGATCTGGAAGTTTATGAAACCGATCACTACACATCTAATGCTACGGTTCTGCTGATCGATTTGAGTCACTCTATGATACTTTATGGTGAAGACCGCATCACACCGGCCAAAAAAGTGGCTATGGCCCTTTCAGAACTTATCATGAATAACTATGCCAAGGATTCCCTCGACATTGTAGCGTTTGGCAATGAAGCCTGGAAAATTTCCGTGGATGATCTGCCTTATTTAAAAGTGGGGCCGTATCACACCAACACCAAGCAAGGTCTTGAAGTGGCACGTCATATTCTTCAGCGTAAAAAGTACGCCAACAAGCAGATCTTTATGATTACAGACGGTAAGCCGTCCTGTATGATTGAAAACGGAAAACTTTATAAGAACAGCTTTGGGCTGGATCGTAAAATCGTCAATAAGGTACTTGACGAAGCCGTGAAATGCCGCAGAGATCAAATTACCATCACCACCTTCATGATTGCGCAAGATCCTTATCTGCAAAGTTTTGTGCGGGAAATGACGGAAGCCAACAAAGGAAAAGCCTACTTTGCCTCTCTTGATAATTTAGGCGGATATATTTTTGAAGATTATATCCGGAACCGGAAAAAGAATGTGAAATAA
- the purN gene encoding phosphoribosylglycinamide formyltransferase, giving the protein MKNIVVFASGSGTNFQSIIEAVQRGELSARISGLITNKPGIGAIERAEKNDIPVKVINPEEPGSEQDFEEALLRQLEAWDADLIALAGYLKKIPSSVIRKYSNRILNIHPSLLPKFGGKGFYGSNVHKAVLEAGETESGCTVHIVTEEFDEGPILAQIKVPVHENDTPEDLAKRILKEEHRLYPQTIQKHLQNL; this is encoded by the coding sequence TTGAAGAATATTGTTGTTTTTGCCTCCGGTTCGGGCACCAATTTCCAGTCAATAATTGAAGCTGTTCAGCGTGGTGAGCTTTCTGCCCGCATCAGCGGCCTGATAACCAACAAACCCGGAATAGGCGCCATTGAACGGGCCGAAAAAAACGACATTCCCGTAAAGGTTATCAATCCTGAAGAACCTGGTTCTGAGCAGGATTTTGAAGAAGCACTTTTGCGACAATTAGAAGCCTGGGATGCAGACCTGATAGCTTTAGCCGGTTATTTGAAGAAAATTCCTTCCTCTGTCATCAGGAAGTATTCCAACCGAATTCTGAATATTCACCCATCCTTACTTCCAAAGTTTGGAGGTAAAGGGTTTTATGGTTCCAATGTACATAAAGCAGTACTTGAAGCCGGGGAAACTGAATCGGGTTGCACCGTCCATATTGTCACTGAAGAATTTGATGAAGGGCCCATCCTTGCCCAAATCAAAGTTCCGGTTCATGAAAACGATACTCCGGAAGATTTAGCTAAGCGAATATTAAAGGAAGAGCATCGGCTCTATCCCCAAACCATACAGAAGCACTTACAAAACTTATAA
- a CDS encoding ribonuclease HII yields the protein MGLDEVGRGCLAGPVVAAGVVFHPDTDIPEIRDSKGIGEEERNRLAKQIKEEALLWTVQEGSIAEIDKLNILWASLHTMQKCVDSTKITPDYLLVDGNRYVSSLIPYTCLVKGDDRSMSIAAASILAKVYRDDLMRKLHEEFPEYGWDTNVGYPTATHKKGLKEFGYTVHHRASFKLGTSKKRPSK from the coding sequence ATGGGACTGGATGAAGTAGGCCGCGGATGCCTGGCAGGTCCGGTTGTAGCCGCCGGAGTAGTATTTCATCCTGATACAGACATACCGGAGATAAGAGACAGTAAAGGGATTGGAGAAGAAGAGCGAAACAGGTTGGCAAAGCAAATAAAAGAGGAAGCCTTGCTGTGGACAGTTCAGGAAGGAAGTATTGCTGAAATTGACAAGTTGAATATTCTCTGGGCTTCACTTCACACCATGCAGAAATGCGTCGATTCCACCAAAATCACCCCGGATTATTTGCTGGTGGATGGCAATCGATACGTTAGCTCGCTGATACCTTACACATGTTTGGTAAAAGGGGACGACCGGTCGATGAGTATTGCGGCTGCATCCATTCTGGCAAAGGTTTACAGGGATGATTTGATGCGAAAACTCCACGAAGAATTTCCGGAATATGGTTGGGATACAAATGTCGGTTATCCTACAGCCACTCATAAAAAAGGATTGAAAGAATTTGGCTATACCGTACATCACCGGGCCTCCTTCAAGTTAGGCACTTCAAAAAAGCGACCTTCAAAGTAA
- the purH gene encoding bifunctional phosphoribosylaminoimidazolecarboxamide formyltransferase/IMP cyclohydrolase — MALKPLSSLPKTPLKINRALLSVSDKTGLSELAKALHNAGVEIISTGGTAKAIEAEGIPVKDVSEVTGFQECLDGRVKTLHPMVHGGILARTSHEPDVNEIKDLGITPIELVVVNLYPFKDKVAEPDVTAADATEFIDIGGPTMIRAAAKNFAHVSILSSPDHYADFIEELEEKMAISFETRQKLAKTAFAHTADYDSAIANYFTSLIEEEPARQFNTSLPLSQELRYGENPHQKAAVYGSQDDFIDCFHGKQLSYNNYLDVDAALNIISDFDKDEPACAIIKHTIPSGVGVADNLTEAYKKAFSTDRVSPFGGIVVVNQQMDIDTVKAIDEIFTEIIIAPDYSDEALELLQQKKNRRLVRIKKSVREVQASSFRSIFGGLLNQDADLAPANPDDFEIVSKRKPTDQEMKDLLFSWKVVRHIKSNAIVYAKNSRTLGIGSGQTSRVDSSEIAVAKANKEGLDLSGSAIASDAFFPFADGVEAAAKAGAKAVIQPGGSIRDEEVIAKADEYDMAMIFTGKRHFKH, encoded by the coding sequence GTGGCTCTTAAACCTCTCTCATCCCTTCCTAAAACACCTCTTAAAATCAACCGCGCACTGCTTTCTGTTTCTGATAAAACCGGTTTATCAGAACTTGCCAAAGCCCTTCATAACGCCGGCGTGGAAATTATATCAACAGGTGGCACAGCCAAAGCTATTGAAGCAGAAGGAATTCCGGTTAAAGATGTTTCCGAGGTTACCGGGTTTCAGGAGTGCCTGGATGGCCGGGTAAAAACTCTGCACCCTATGGTTCACGGCGGAATTTTAGCCCGTACTTCTCACGAGCCTGATGTGAATGAAATCAAAGACCTGGGAATCACTCCCATCGAATTGGTAGTTGTGAACCTTTATCCCTTCAAAGATAAAGTTGCTGAACCTGATGTTACTGCTGCCGATGCAACAGAATTTATTGACATCGGTGGACCAACCATGATCCGGGCGGCAGCCAAAAACTTTGCCCATGTTTCTATTCTGAGTTCTCCTGATCATTACGCTGATTTTATCGAGGAGCTGGAAGAAAAGATGGCGATTTCTTTTGAGACGCGTCAGAAACTGGCCAAAACTGCTTTTGCTCACACGGCTGATTATGACAGTGCTATTGCCAATTATTTTACGAGTTTGATTGAGGAAGAGCCTGCCCGTCAATTCAATACCTCCCTCCCGCTTTCACAGGAACTCAGGTATGGAGAAAACCCCCATCAAAAAGCGGCCGTTTATGGAAGTCAGGATGATTTTATTGATTGTTTTCATGGCAAGCAGCTCAGTTACAACAATTACCTGGATGTAGATGCCGCACTTAACATCATTTCCGATTTCGATAAGGATGAGCCCGCCTGCGCCATCATCAAGCATACCATTCCAAGTGGCGTGGGCGTGGCCGACAACCTGACCGAAGCTTATAAGAAAGCCTTCAGCACCGATAGGGTTTCTCCTTTCGGAGGCATCGTTGTTGTAAACCAGCAAATGGATATTGATACAGTAAAAGCCATTGATGAGATTTTTACTGAAATCATCATAGCACCCGACTATTCGGATGAAGCCCTGGAATTGCTACAACAGAAAAAAAACAGGCGATTAGTCAGGATCAAAAAGTCGGTTCGTGAAGTACAAGCTTCATCATTCCGGTCAATTTTTGGAGGATTGCTGAATCAGGATGCTGACTTGGCCCCTGCAAATCCGGATGATTTTGAAATTGTGAGTAAGCGAAAACCAACGGACCAGGAAATGAAAGACCTGCTTTTTTCGTGGAAAGTAGTTCGTCATATCAAGTCTAACGCCATCGTATATGCTAAGAACAGTCGCACTTTGGGAATCGGCTCCGGACAAACAAGTCGGGTGGATTCTTCGGAAATTGCTGTTGCCAAAGCCAATAAAGAAGGACTGGATTTAAGCGGATCGGCCATAGCCTCGGATGCTTTTTTCCCTTTTGCAGATGGTGTTGAAGCTGCAGCTAAAGCCGGGGCTAAAGCGGTGATTCAACCGGGAGGCAGTATCCGAGATGAAGAAGTAATTGCCAAAGCAGATGAATACGACATGGCTATGATCTTCACCGGAAAACGTCACTTTAAGCACTGA
- a CDS encoding rod shape-determining protein translates to MSDSSGANPSQSSKKQAQKGFLDFLYTDIAIDLGTANTLIYSRGEGIVLNEPSIVALNQQNVPVATGHQARLMHEKTHNKIRTVRPLRDGVIADFEVAEQMIRGMIKKVKMKWYSTTRQMVICVPSGITEVERRAVRDSAEHAGAKEVYLVDEPMAAAIGIGLDVHEPVGSMIVDIGGGTTEIAVIALSGIVYAQSVRLGGDELNEDIINYFRRNHNLLIGERTAEKIKCEIGSAAPLDEELEMITKGRDLVNGVPRTRHITSKDAREAIAESVNTIVESITKSLEQTPPELSADILDRGIMLTGGGALLKNLDKLIMETTDLPVHIAEDPLTAVVRGTGAILENLEYYRPVIS, encoded by the coding sequence ATGTCAGATTCCAGCGGAGCAAACCCTTCACAGTCTTCAAAAAAACAAGCTCAGAAGGGCTTTTTAGATTTTCTTTACACCGATATAGCTATTGACTTAGGAACCGCAAACACGTTGATCTACTCTCGGGGAGAAGGTATTGTCTTAAATGAGCCTTCTATTGTTGCTCTCAATCAACAGAATGTTCCCGTTGCTACCGGCCACCAGGCGCGGTTGATGCACGAGAAAACGCACAACAAAATCAGAACTGTACGCCCGTTAAGAGATGGCGTTATTGCTGATTTTGAAGTTGCCGAGCAGATGATCCGCGGGATGATCAAGAAAGTGAAGATGAAGTGGTACTCCACCACCCGACAAATGGTTATTTGTGTACCCAGCGGAATTACGGAAGTTGAACGCCGTGCCGTACGTGACAGTGCCGAACATGCCGGAGCTAAAGAAGTTTACCTTGTGGATGAACCCATGGCCGCTGCAATCGGAATCGGGCTGGATGTTCACGAGCCGGTGGGAAGCATGATCGTGGATATTGGCGGTGGTACTACAGAAATTGCCGTAATTGCGCTATCAGGAATTGTTTATGCGCAGTCGGTTCGTTTAGGCGGTGATGAGCTCAACGAAGACATCATCAACTACTTTCGAAGAAATCATAACCTGTTGATCGGTGAGCGAACGGCAGAAAAAATTAAATGTGAAATCGGTTCAGCCGCCCCTCTTGATGAAGAGCTGGAGATGATTACCAAAGGGCGTGATCTTGTAAACGGTGTTCCAAGAACACGTCATATTACTTCCAAAGATGCACGCGAAGCCATTGCGGAATCGGTAAACACCATTGTTGAGTCGATCACGAAATCCCTGGAGCAAACGCCTCCTGAACTGTCGGCCGATATTCTGGATCGCGGAATTATGCTGACCGGAGGCGGAGCCTTGTTAAAGAATCTGGATAAGCTGATCATGGAAACAACCGATCTCCCTGTCCACATTGCAGAAGATCCATTAACAGCCGTAGTTCGTGGAACCGGTGCCATACTTGAAAATCTCGAATATTACCGTCCGGTAATTTCCTAA
- the mrdA gene encoding penicillin-binding protein 2, with protein sequence MSTGQTNRTRTSIRALQVIILGLTLIVLGRIFYLQIVEYEVYAALGQENSVRQEYVDPARGLIYDRNGNLIVDNEPIFSITITPSLFDKSNIPLLADLLGVSDSLLTTKVQEAQQYSWHRTSRLFTEIDFPTFSAVQENLWQLPGIGHQIESKRHYPTEMKASHLLGYLREANENEYRQSETIRLGDKIGKSGLEMIYEDSLRGELGIRYLKVNAFGQALGEFEGNEIGRNPEQGSNIITTIDTELQIFAEKLMEGKRGAVVAMNPNTGAILAMVSSPTYDLSKLAGRLDQDYWQAINADSTTPLYNRAISSRQPPGSTFKPLMGIIGLHMGIITPQTKIYNSGAYVRGRAYRDLAPVGEYDLKKAITFSSNTYFFSLMDKIASQGKLNEWSSLVKDFGLGVASNVDLPNANSGLIPDSTYLNRRLGERRWGLGDLINFGVGQGMVSVSPIQIAQMTSIFANGGYRVKPHLVQVFKHPDGSISRLRTESTRIDWLRDEYLEVVKAGMRGVVTEGSGRWYANHPNIEIAGKTGTAQNPHGMDHGWFTSYAPLDNPEIVVTAFVENAGFASTSAAPIASLVIEKYLQGEITRPYVYDYVLNFEPKEEEDEQPAPQLNQPAQNE encoded by the coding sequence ATGTCCACCGGTCAAACAAATCGAACAAGAACTTCTATCCGGGCGCTTCAGGTTATCATACTTGGGCTTACTCTGATTGTACTGGGGCGGATTTTCTACCTGCAGATTGTGGAGTACGAAGTGTACGCTGCACTGGGTCAGGAAAACTCCGTTCGGCAGGAATATGTAGATCCTGCCCGCGGTTTGATTTATGACCGGAATGGAAATCTTATTGTCGATAATGAACCAATATTTTCGATCACCATCACCCCTTCCCTTTTCGATAAAAGTAACATTCCACTGCTCGCTGATTTACTTGGTGTCTCTGACTCCCTCTTAACCACCAAGGTTCAGGAAGCTCAACAGTATTCCTGGCATCGTACTTCCCGGTTGTTTACAGAGATAGATTTCCCCACGTTCTCGGCTGTTCAGGAAAACCTGTGGCAGCTGCCCGGAATTGGTCATCAGATAGAGAGTAAACGTCACTATCCCACCGAGATGAAAGCCTCGCACCTCCTTGGATATTTACGGGAAGCCAATGAAAACGAATATCGGCAATCTGAGACCATCCGTCTTGGCGACAAAATTGGCAAAAGCGGCCTTGAGATGATCTATGAAGACTCATTGCGCGGAGAACTGGGCATCAGGTACCTCAAAGTAAATGCTTTTGGACAAGCTCTTGGAGAGTTTGAAGGGAATGAAATTGGCCGCAATCCCGAGCAGGGGAGCAATATCATCACCACTATTGATACGGAGCTACAGATATTTGCTGAAAAGCTGATGGAAGGTAAACGCGGAGCTGTGGTTGCTATGAACCCAAATACCGGAGCCATTCTTGCCATGGTCAGCTCTCCTACTTACGACCTTAGCAAACTCGCCGGACGGCTGGATCAGGATTACTGGCAGGCAATTAATGCGGATTCAACAACTCCCCTGTATAACCGGGCCATTTCAAGCCGTCAACCCCCGGGCTCTACCTTTAAGCCGTTAATGGGAATCATCGGTTTGCACATGGGAATCATCACCCCGCAAACAAAAATTTATAACAGCGGAGCTTATGTGCGCGGGCGGGCCTACCGAGATTTAGCTCCCGTTGGCGAGTATGACCTGAAAAAAGCCATCACTTTTTCCAGTAACACCTATTTCTTTTCGCTGATGGATAAGATCGCTTCTCAGGGTAAGCTTAATGAATGGAGCAGCTTGGTTAAAGATTTCGGTTTGGGTGTAGCCAGTAATGTGGATCTGCCTAACGCCAATTCGGGCCTCATCCCGGACAGCACGTACCTGAACAGACGGCTTGGGGAGCGCAGATGGGGTCTCGGAGACCTTATCAACTTTGGAGTTGGGCAGGGAATGGTTTCTGTCTCCCCTATTCAAATTGCTCAAATGACCAGCATCTTTGCCAACGGAGGGTATCGGGTAAAACCTCATTTAGTGCAGGTTTTCAAGCACCCGGACGGATCCATAAGCCGCTTACGTACCGAAAGCACAAGAATTGACTGGCTGCGAGATGAGTATCTTGAAGTGGTTAAAGCCGGGATGCGTGGTGTTGTTACAGAAGGAAGCGGACGCTGGTATGCCAATCATCCGAATATTGAAATTGCCGGGAAAACCGGGACGGCTCAAAATCCACATGGCATGGATCACGGATGGTTTACCTCCTACGCTCCGCTTGACAATCCTGAAATTGTCGTTACCGCATTTGTTGAGAACGCCGGCTTTGCTTCCACATCGGCAGCCCCCATTGCCTCTCTGGTAATTGAGAAGTATCTGCAGGGCGAAATAACCCGGCCTTACGTGTATGATTACGTACTTAACTTTGAGCCCAAAGAAGAGGAAGACGAACAACCTGCCCCACAACTAAATCAGCCCGCACAAAATGAATAA